The Corynebacterium confusum genome has a window encoding:
- a CDS encoding L-lactate permease — protein sequence MFEINTSAIGDSLGLTALVATLPLVAFFIMLLGFKARAHTSGAVALLTSLAIAIVGFAMPIDMALSSAVRGGLFGLLPIVWVIITAIWFYEITVASGRFEDLRKTFDLLGDGDIRIQAILIAFCFGGLLEALAGFGAPVAITATMIMALGVKPLRAATVVLIANTAPVAFGAVGIPVTTAGEVGGRTLEQTHDIAALISLQVLVIAAMVPFLIAFILDGARGVKETAPAAAVIGISFAAAQWLAATFFAYQLTNVIACIVSLGCAFAFLRVWKPRGVAALRERMELPAQDGTSDLTGRRIWMALLPYAVVTAVFAVATTIPALFGFWVIKTGWPFLDGTIVDATGNVMDTSFSFNVFGNPGTLLLISGIIVTIIYHFFNENGRYKLSFGQPVTAFGDVVSRMKFSALTIILVLALAYTMNYSGQTIAIGEFVSSAGGIFALFAPVLGWIGTAVTGSDTSANALFANLQVAAAERIHVNPDLMLAANTSGGVVGKMISPQSLAIAATAVQMEGKESVILKNVVGYSLAFLAVVCVIVFLMTNVLGFLVP from the coding sequence TTGTTTGAGATTAACACCTCAGCGATCGGGGACAGCCTCGGGCTCACCGCGCTCGTGGCCACCCTGCCGCTCGTCGCCTTTTTCATTATGTTGTTGGGTTTCAAGGCCCGTGCCCACACCTCCGGCGCGGTCGCGCTGCTGACTTCCCTAGCGATCGCCATCGTGGGCTTCGCGATGCCCATCGACATGGCCCTCTCGTCCGCAGTCCGCGGTGGCCTCTTCGGCCTGCTGCCCATCGTCTGGGTCATCATCACCGCCATTTGGTTCTACGAAATCACCGTGGCCTCCGGCCGGTTTGAGGATCTGCGCAAGACCTTCGACCTGCTGGGCGACGGCGATATCCGCATCCAGGCCATCCTCATCGCCTTCTGCTTCGGCGGCCTACTGGAGGCCCTGGCCGGCTTCGGCGCCCCGGTGGCCATCACCGCCACCATGATCATGGCGCTCGGCGTCAAGCCGCTGCGCGCTGCGACCGTGGTCCTGATTGCCAACACCGCCCCCGTGGCCTTCGGCGCCGTGGGCATCCCGGTGACCACCGCCGGCGAGGTCGGCGGCCGTACCCTGGAGCAGACCCATGACATCGCCGCCCTGATTTCGCTGCAGGTGCTGGTCATCGCCGCCATGGTGCCCTTCCTCATCGCGTTCATTCTGGACGGGGCGCGCGGCGTGAAGGAGACCGCCCCGGCGGCCGCCGTCATCGGCATTTCCTTCGCGGCGGCCCAGTGGCTCGCGGCGACCTTCTTCGCCTACCAGCTGACCAACGTCATCGCCTGCATCGTCTCCCTGGGCTGCGCGTTCGCCTTCCTGCGCGTCTGGAAGCCCAGGGGCGTGGCCGCCCTGCGCGAGCGCATGGAGCTGCCGGCCCAGGACGGCACCAGCGATCTCACCGGCCGCCGCATCTGGATGGCCCTGTTGCCCTACGCCGTGGTCACCGCGGTCTTCGCCGTGGCAACCACCATCCCGGCCCTGTTCGGCTTCTGGGTAATCAAGACCGGCTGGCCTTTCCTGGACGGGACGATCGTGGACGCGACCGGCAACGTCATGGACACCAGCTTCAGCTTCAACGTCTTTGGCAACCCCGGTACGCTGCTGCTGATTTCTGGCATCATCGTGACGATCATCTACCACTTCTTCAACGAGAATGGCCGCTACAAACTGAGTTTCGGCCAGCCGGTGACCGCCTTCGGCGACGTCGTCAGCCGCATGAAGTTCTCCGCCCTGACCATCATCTTGGTCCTGGCGCTGGCCTACACCATGAACTACTCCGGCCAGACCATCGCCATCGGTGAGTTCGTCTCCTCGGCCGGCGGCATCTTCGCGCTGTTCGCCCCGGTGCTCGGCTGGATCGGCACCGCCGTGACCGGCTCGGATACCTCGGCCAACGCCCTGTTCGCCAACCTGCAGGTCGCCGCCGCCGAGCGCATCCACGTCAACCCGGATCTGATGCTGGCCGCCAACACCTCCGGTGGCGTGGTCGGCAAGATGATCTCCCCCCAGTCGCTGGCGATTGCGGCCACCGCCGTGCAGATGGAGGGCAAGGAGTCCGTCATTCTCAAGAACGTGGTGGGCTATTCGCTGGCCTTCTTGGCCGTCGTGTGCGTCATCGTCTTCCTGATGACGAACGTGCTCGGGTTCCTAGTGCCCTAA
- a CDS encoding (Fe-S)-binding protein: MRIALFSTCIGDALFPDAHKATALILSRLGHEVVFPEEQTCCGQMHVNTGYQEETLGMIRTYADAFADPSIDYVVSASGSCVGAVREQHVQIADRFGSKADVDGAKKAADKTYDLPEFLVDIAQTTQLGAFFPHRVTYHSSCHGLRFLKLADRPYQLLKNVEGMELVPLENAEECCGFGGTFSLKNPEVSQAMVTDKTRHIKDTRAEYVTGGDSSCLMNIAGALSRQQAGIRAVHMAEILASTKEHPWTPKSAAYSKEKML, translated from the coding sequence ATGCGAATAGCATTGTTTTCCACCTGCATTGGCGACGCCCTTTTCCCGGACGCTCACAAAGCCACTGCCCTAATCCTTTCCCGCTTGGGCCACGAGGTGGTCTTCCCGGAGGAACAGACCTGCTGCGGGCAGATGCACGTCAACACCGGTTACCAGGAAGAAACGCTGGGCATGATCCGCACCTACGCGGACGCCTTCGCGGATCCTTCCATCGACTACGTGGTCTCCGCCTCCGGCTCCTGCGTGGGCGCGGTGCGCGAGCAGCACGTCCAGATCGCCGACCGCTTCGGTAGCAAGGCCGACGTGGACGGCGCCAAGAAGGCCGCTGACAAGACCTACGACCTGCCGGAGTTCCTCGTCGACATCGCGCAGACCACCCAGCTGGGCGCCTTCTTCCCGCACCGGGTGACCTACCACTCCTCCTGCCACGGCCTGCGCTTTTTGAAGCTGGCGGACCGCCCCTACCAGCTGCTCAAGAACGTCGAGGGCATGGAGCTGGTCCCGCTGGAAAACGCAGAGGAATGCTGCGGCTTCGGCGGCACCTTCTCGCTGAAGAACCCCGAGGTCTCCCAGGCCATGGTCACGGACAAGACCCGCCACATCAAGGACACCCGCGCCGAGTACGTCACCGGCGGCGACTCCTCCTGCCTGATGAACATCGCCGGCGCCCTCTCGCGCCAGCAGGCCGGCATCCGCGCCGTGCACATGGCGGAGATCCTCGCCTCGACCAAGGAACACCCCTGGACGCCGAAGTCCGCAGCTTACTCGAAGGAGAAGATGCTCTAA
- a CDS encoding lactate utilization protein B, with translation MAVFTDTTPPRAPENYGNLRGDRGFVAAAHDGLNNATQRRNLEHATTTIRNKRAQAVEETPDWEQLRSAGSALKEDVAARMPELLEQFEEAVTARGGIVHWARDAKEANEIITQLIQDTGETDVVKVKSMATQEIGLNEHLEEAGISARETDLAELIVQLGEDKPSHILVPAIHRNRAEIRDIFVRQMPNTDESLQANPPELAEASRKFLREQFMKAKVAISGANFGVAENGVINIVESEGNGRMCVTLPETLITVMGIEKLVPTFQDLEVFLQLLPRSSTAERMNPYTSMWTGVTEGDGPQNFHLVLLDNGRTAALSSPVGSQALKCIRCSACLNVCPVYERAGGHAYGSVYPGPIGISLTPQLTGMKDHHDPSASLPYACSLCGRCDEVCPVKIPLSQVILENRHQKVTHATPPVESKLFDLVEFVWAKPKVWNTLTRLVAFGRVLGGFNGTIDSLPLFMSGWSEGRDTAVPPKKSFRQWFESDEARDLLAQAREEGLPAAAVQAPDQGSEKE, from the coding sequence ATGGCTGTTTTCACCGACACTACCCCGCCCCGTGCCCCCGAGAACTACGGCAACCTGCGCGGCGACCGCGGCTTCGTCGCCGCTGCTCACGACGGCCTGAACAACGCCACCCAGCGCCGCAACCTGGAGCACGCCACCACCACCATCCGCAACAAGCGCGCCCAAGCCGTGGAGGAAACCCCGGACTGGGAGCAGCTGCGTTCGGCCGGCTCCGCGCTGAAGGAGGACGTCGCCGCCCGCATGCCCGAGCTGCTGGAGCAGTTCGAAGAGGCTGTGACTGCCCGCGGCGGCATCGTCCACTGGGCACGCGACGCCAAGGAAGCCAACGAAATCATCACGCAGCTCATCCAGGACACGGGTGAGACCGACGTGGTCAAGGTCAAGTCCATGGCCACCCAGGAAATCGGCCTGAACGAGCACCTCGAAGAGGCCGGCATCAGCGCCCGCGAGACCGACCTGGCCGAGCTCATCGTCCAGCTGGGCGAGGACAAGCCCTCCCACATTCTGGTCCCGGCCATCCACCGCAACCGCGCCGAGATCCGCGATATCTTCGTCCGACAGATGCCGAACACGGACGAGTCCCTGCAGGCCAACCCGCCGGAGCTGGCCGAGGCCTCCCGCAAGTTCCTGCGCGAGCAGTTCATGAAGGCCAAGGTGGCCATCTCCGGCGCGAACTTCGGCGTGGCCGAAAACGGCGTCATCAACATCGTCGAGTCCGAGGGCAACGGCCGCATGTGCGTGACCCTGCCGGAGACCCTGATTACGGTCATGGGCATCGAGAAGCTCGTGCCGACCTTCCAGGACCTCGAGGTCTTCCTGCAGTTGCTGCCGCGCTCCTCCACCGCCGAGCGCATGAACCCGTACACCTCGATGTGGACGGGCGTGACCGAGGGCGACGGCCCGCAGAACTTCCACCTGGTCCTGCTGGACAACGGCCGCACCGCCGCCCTGTCGAGCCCGGTGGGCTCCCAGGCGCTCAAGTGCATCCGCTGCTCGGCCTGCCTGAATGTCTGCCCGGTCTACGAGCGCGCCGGCGGCCACGCCTACGGCTCGGTCTACCCGGGCCCGATCGGCATCTCGCTGACCCCGCAGCTGACCGGCATGAAGGACCACCACGATCCGTCGGCCTCCCTGCCCTACGCCTGCTCCCTGTGCGGGCGCTGCGACGAGGTCTGCCCGGTCAAGATCCCGCTGTCCCAGGTCATCCTAGAAAACCGCCACCAGAAGGTCACCCACGCCACCCCGCCGGTCGAGTCCAAGCTCTTCGACCTGGTGGAGTTCGTCTGGGCCAAGCCGAAGGTCTGGAACACGCTGACCCGCCTGGTCGCCTTCGGCCGCGTGCTGGGCGGCTTCAACGGCACCATCGACAGCCTGCCGCTGTTCATGTCGGGCTGGTCGGAAGGCCGCGACACCGCCGTGCCGCCGAAGAAGTCCTTCCGCCAGTGGTTCGAATCCGACGAGGCCCGTGACCTGCTGGCGCAGGCCCGCGAGGAGGGCCTGCCCGCCGCCGCAGTCCAGGCCCCGGACCAGGGCTCTGAGAAGGAGTAG
- a CDS encoding GNAT family N-acetyltransferase encodes MNKKSADVEIRPAREDELPAAIELLAHTFAQDRAVRSIMAHTGGQHNNVDFARAIYEIQVYGHYFPNGEVDLAIDNGEIVGVGLWARPNKQMSMPKFMALLPKYINLFRRAVPFVARREARTASAHPGFAHWYLFAIAVSSGVQGKGIGSTMLKHGLRRAGDAPVYLEASTPKSAALYRSLGFVELGPIEVAGDKLADPPEVAMWRPTPREDD; translated from the coding sequence ATGAATAAAAAGTCAGCAGATGTAGAGATTCGACCCGCGCGCGAAGACGAGCTTCCCGCCGCCATCGAGCTGCTCGCCCACACCTTCGCCCAGGACCGCGCGGTGCGCTCCATCATGGCGCACACGGGCGGCCAGCACAACAACGTGGACTTTGCCCGCGCCATTTATGAAATCCAGGTCTACGGCCATTATTTCCCCAACGGGGAGGTGGACCTAGCCATCGACAACGGTGAGATCGTCGGCGTTGGCCTGTGGGCGCGTCCCAATAAGCAGATGTCGATGCCCAAGTTCATGGCGCTGCTGCCGAAGTACATCAACCTCTTCCGCCGGGCGGTGCCGTTCGTGGCCCGGCGGGAGGCGCGCACCGCCAGCGCTCATCCGGGCTTCGCCCACTGGTATCTCTTTGCCATTGCGGTGAGCTCCGGCGTGCAGGGCAAGGGGATTGGCTCGACGATGCTCAAGCACGGCCTGCGCCGCGCTGGTGATGCCCCGGTTTACCTGGAGGCCTCCACACCGAAGTCCGCGGCGCTGTACCGCTCACTGGGCTTCGTGGAGCTCGGCCCGATCGAGGTCGCCGGCGACAAGCTGGCCGACCCGCCGGAGGTTGCCATGTGGCGGCCTACCCCGCGCGAGGATGATTAG
- a CDS encoding LutC/YkgG family protein, with protein sequence MTRTTEQSCAAKKEILSRIRSAQKSAGLADHVDVPRDYQRDRQVAPDELRDLLIDRLVDYKADVHVTDTAELPATLAKILSDKDCHDIRYAPGMDTELFAQFDGEAKPDSNDVNPRTLNEVDAVVTESHVTAAQTGTISLEAGETNGRRALTLVPDRHVCIVRQENIVYGVPEMVSRMNPEHPATWISGPSATSDIELSRVEGVHGPRDLIVVIVK encoded by the coding sequence ATGACACGTACCACTGAACAATCCTGCGCAGCCAAGAAGGAAATCCTGTCCCGCATCCGCTCCGCCCAGAAGTCCGCGGGCCTGGCCGACCACGTGGACGTCCCGCGCGATTACCAGCGCGACCGCCAGGTCGCCCCGGATGAGCTGCGCGACCTGCTGATCGACCGCCTGGTGGACTACAAGGCCGACGTGCACGTCACCGACACCGCGGAGCTGCCGGCCACCCTGGCGAAGATCCTGTCGGACAAGGACTGCCACGACATCCGCTACGCCCCGGGCATGGACACTGAGCTTTTCGCCCAGTTTGACGGGGAGGCCAAGCCGGATTCCAACGACGTCAACCCGCGCACCCTCAACGAGGTCGATGCCGTCGTGACGGAATCCCACGTCACCGCCGCCCAGACCGGCACGATCTCGCTCGAGGCCGGTGAGACCAACGGCCGCCGCGCGCTGACCCTGGTCCCGGACCGCCACGTGTGCATCGTCCGCCAGGAAAACATTGTCTACGGCGTGCCGGAGATGGTTTCCCGCATGAACCCGGAGCACCCGGCGACCTGGATTTCGGGCCCGTCGGCGACCTCCGATATTGAGCTCTCCCGCGTGGAGGGCGTGCACGGGCCGCGCGACCTGATCGTCGTCATCGTGAAGTAG
- the argS gene encoding arginine--tRNA ligase: protein MTPAELAQLIKDTATAVLAEHDLDTSVIPETVTVERPRNPEHGDYATNLALQVAKKAGTQPRELATWLAAALDEQDAIAETDVAGPGFLNIRLAADAQGDVVGKIREAGSDFGKNTTFAGEKINLEFVSANPTGPIHLGGTRWAAVGDSLGRVLEASGAEVTREYYFNDHGGQIDRFARSLVAAAQGEPTPEDGYGGAYIQDIASAVLEKNPSSLDGSPEQVQEAFRADGVDMMFAQIKQSLHEFGVDFDVYFHENSLFESGAVERALDQLKEQGELYEADNAWWLKSTDYGDSKDRVVVKSDGNAAYIAGDIAYVADKFDRGHTLNIYMLGADHHGYVPRLKAAAAALGYDAGAVEVLIGQMVNLLRDGKPVRMSKRAGTVITLEDLVAAIGVDAARYSLVRSSVDQSIDIDLGLWQTQSSDNPVYYVQYGHARLCSLARKAAEAGVTADRADLSLLTHDREGDLIRTLGDFPAVVAEAAQLREPHRIARYAEELAASFHRFYDQCQVLPKAGEEAQPVHSARFALADAARTTLANALTMVGVTAPERM, encoded by the coding sequence ATGACTCCGGCAGAACTGGCACAACTGATTAAGGACACCGCCACCGCAGTGTTGGCGGAACACGACCTGGACACCTCCGTTATCCCCGAGACCGTGACCGTGGAGCGCCCGCGCAACCCGGAACACGGCGATTACGCGACCAACCTGGCGCTGCAGGTCGCCAAGAAGGCGGGCACCCAGCCGCGCGAGCTGGCCACCTGGCTGGCCGCCGCGTTGGACGAGCAGGACGCGATCGCGGAGACCGACGTCGCCGGCCCGGGCTTTTTGAACATCCGCCTGGCTGCCGATGCCCAGGGCGACGTGGTGGGCAAGATCCGCGAGGCCGGCTCCGACTTCGGCAAGAACACCACCTTTGCCGGGGAGAAGATCAACCTGGAGTTCGTCTCTGCGAACCCGACCGGGCCCATCCACCTCGGGGGTACCCGGTGGGCGGCCGTCGGTGATTCCCTGGGCCGCGTACTGGAGGCCAGCGGTGCGGAGGTCACCCGCGAGTACTACTTCAACGACCACGGCGGGCAGATCGACCGTTTCGCCCGCTCCCTGGTGGCGGCCGCCCAGGGCGAGCCCACCCCGGAGGACGGCTACGGCGGGGCATACATCCAGGACATCGCCAGCGCGGTGCTGGAGAAGAACCCGTCCTCCCTGGACGGCTCCCCGGAACAGGTCCAGGAAGCCTTCCGTGCTGACGGCGTGGACATGATGTTCGCCCAGATTAAGCAGTCCCTGCACGAATTCGGCGTGGACTTCGACGTCTACTTCCACGAGAACTCGCTGTTCGAGTCCGGCGCGGTCGAGCGCGCGCTGGACCAGCTCAAGGAGCAGGGCGAGCTCTACGAGGCGGACAACGCCTGGTGGCTGAAATCCACCGATTACGGCGACTCCAAGGACCGCGTGGTCGTCAAGTCCGACGGTAACGCCGCCTATATCGCCGGCGATATCGCCTACGTCGCGGATAAATTCGACCGCGGCCACACCCTGAACATCTACATGCTCGGCGCCGACCACCACGGCTACGTGCCGCGCCTGAAGGCCGCCGCGGCGGCGCTGGGCTACGACGCCGGCGCGGTCGAAGTGCTCATCGGCCAGATGGTCAACCTGCTGCGCGACGGCAAGCCGGTGCGCATGTCCAAGCGCGCGGGCACCGTCATCACGCTGGAGGACCTGGTGGCCGCCATCGGCGTGGACGCGGCCCGCTACTCGCTGGTGCGCTCGTCCGTGGACCAGTCCATCGACATCGACCTGGGCCTGTGGCAGACCCAGTCCTCCGACAACCCCGTCTATTACGTGCAGTATGGGCACGCCCGCCTGTGCTCCCTGGCGCGCAAGGCGGCCGAGGCCGGCGTGACCGCCGACCGCGCGGATCTGTCCCTGTTGACCCACGACCGCGAGGGCGACCTCATCCGCACCCTGGGCGATTTCCCAGCCGTGGTGGCCGAGGCCGCGCAGCTGCGCGAGCCGCACCGCATCGCCCGCTACGCCGAGGAGTTGGCCGCCAGCTTCCACCGCTTCTACGACCAGTGCCAGGTCCTGCCCAAGGCCGGCGAGGAGGCCCAGCCGGTGCACTCGGCCCGCTTCGCGCTGGCCGATGCCGCCCGCACCACCCTGGCCAACGCCCTGACCATGGTGGGCGTGACCGCCCCGGAGCGGATGTGA
- a CDS encoding molecular chaperone GrpE, translating into MMGQELFEQPHKQYEQYHLTAFLEESAALGDPEQFPDGEPTAEQAEIMEKLLQDHPDKALTFDAATGLWIAGAEADVEALFSAREEFVAALEEGIDPEA; encoded by the coding sequence ATGATGGGCCAAGAGTTGTTCGAGCAACCGCACAAGCAATACGAGCAGTACCACCTCACCGCCTTCCTGGAAGAATCCGCCGCCCTGGGCGATCCGGAACAATTCCCGGACGGGGAGCCGACCGCCGAGCAGGCTGAGATCATGGAAAAGCTGCTTCAGGATCACCCGGATAAGGCCCTGACCTTCGACGCGGCGACGGGCCTGTGGATCGCCGGCGCGGAGGCGGACGTTGAGGCGCTGTTTAGCGCGCGGGAGGAATTCGTCGCGGCCCTCGAAGAAGGCATCGACCCTGAGGCCTAG
- the lysA gene encoding diaminopimelate decarboxylase, producing MADFNDLPAHVWPRNAQREEDGVVTVAGVPVPDLVEEYGSPLYVFDEDDFRSRCRDMAAAFGGPAHVHYASKAFICKKIVQWVNEEGLCLDVASHNELLIALAGNFPAARMTAHGNNKGADYLRDCVEHGVGHVVLDNTDELELLNRIAGELGRVQKVMVRVKPGVDAHTHEFIATSHEDQKFGISLATGAAFDAARACLAADNLELVGLHCHVGSQVFNAEGFKLAAERVMALYSRIHTELGVTLPELDLGGGFGIPYMPYEEALDVQAVAQDLLTAVGTTADALGITPPFVLVEPGRALVAGSAIAVYSVGTVKDVETGKQELPLRRYLSVDGGMSDNIRPAMYGSEYDLRVMGRYTDGAEVPSRVVGFHCESGDILVDERDLPEDITSGDIVATAASGAYQYMMSSRYNGAVRPAVVAVRAGQVKPMLRCETLADLLSLEVD from the coding sequence ATGGCCGATTTCAACGATCTGCCGGCGCATGTCTGGCCCCGCAACGCCCAGCGCGAGGAAGACGGCGTGGTCACCGTCGCCGGGGTCCCCGTGCCCGACCTGGTAGAAGAGTACGGATCACCGCTCTACGTCTTCGACGAGGACGACTTCCGCTCCCGCTGCCGCGACATGGCCGCCGCTTTCGGCGGGCCCGCCCACGTCCACTACGCCTCCAAGGCCTTCATCTGCAAAAAGATCGTGCAGTGGGTCAACGAGGAGGGGCTGTGCCTGGACGTGGCCTCCCACAACGAGCTGCTCATTGCGCTAGCCGGCAATTTCCCCGCCGCCCGCATGACCGCCCACGGCAACAACAAGGGCGCGGACTACCTGCGCGACTGCGTGGAACACGGCGTGGGTCACGTGGTGCTTGACAACACCGATGAACTGGAGCTGCTCAACCGGATCGCCGGCGAGTTGGGGCGCGTCCAGAAGGTGATGGTGCGCGTGAAGCCGGGCGTGGACGCACACACTCACGAGTTCATCGCCACCTCCCACGAGGACCAGAAATTTGGCATCTCGCTGGCCACCGGCGCGGCTTTCGATGCCGCCCGCGCCTGCCTGGCCGCCGACAACCTCGAGCTGGTCGGCTTGCACTGCCACGTCGGCTCCCAGGTCTTCAACGCCGAGGGCTTCAAGCTGGCCGCCGAGCGCGTCATGGCGCTGTATTCGCGCATCCACACCGAGCTCGGCGTCACGCTGCCGGAGCTGGACCTAGGCGGCGGCTTCGGCATCCCGTACATGCCCTACGAGGAGGCCCTCGACGTGCAGGCGGTGGCTCAGGACTTGCTCACCGCGGTGGGCACCACGGCGGACGCGCTGGGCATCACCCCGCCGTTCGTCCTGGTGGAACCCGGACGCGCGCTGGTGGCCGGGTCCGCCATCGCGGTCTATTCCGTGGGCACGGTCAAGGACGTGGAGACGGGCAAGCAGGAGCTGCCGCTGCGGCGCTACCTCTCCGTCGACGGTGGGATGAGCGACAACATCCGCCCGGCCATGTACGGCTCTGAGTACGACCTGCGGGTCATGGGGCGCTACACCGACGGCGCCGAGGTGCCCTCCCGCGTGGTGGGCTTCCACTGCGAATCCGGCGATATCCTGGTCGACGAGCGGGACCTGCCGGAAGACATCACCAGCGGCGACATCGTGGCCACCGCCGCCAGCGGCGCCTACCAGTACATGATGTCCTCGCGCTATAACGGCGCGGTGCGGCCCGCGGTGGTCGCCGTGCGCGCGGGGCAGGTAAAGCCCATGCTGCGGTGCGAGACCTTAGCCGATTTGCTCTCGCTAGAGGTCGACTAG
- a CDS encoding alpha/beta hydrolase codes for MLRPFQKRPARAAASVLAALGVACSLAAGPAVAQEAPNAAPQIQWEDCPEQVTEDNAECGRIEVPTYYDNPSAGTISVGFLRVPATNPQAKRGVLFGNPGGPGGDGYSYFGSEQFAWPEGIANEWDRVAVQPRGLPGSTPVECTQPGGSDLDAVTRAGAYIRNSCEKSTPGYTNSLTTENTARDWEMVRQALGEDRISIMGLSYGTLLGSTYATFYPQHTDKVVLDSAMSPARAWNGTLADQQSGYENALHDFFDYVAANDATYHLGTTPLKAYESWSRKVAREAGVRPTVLPPNAKIGDLPPGLEFSSQPAANIMTATGELRVQAEFLGDKIRNPQASQVNSNTLMLTRLLVPSAASWEALAKHIAGIEDLGGPQDPEQARKTLEAQTQAQSMQNLVLCNENSSRANPGLVPSYVWSAFVTQDPFTVFNSLYGSGIACSGRGPVTSVPALNGAELEHRPLQINATGDPQTPYQFHGDMARQMGSHVVTVHGPGHGHVASGNAAVDEIVLEYLRTGTSDVNEAPGLI; via the coding sequence GTGCTACGACCTTTTCAGAAACGCCCGGCCCGGGCCGCGGCTTCCGTCCTGGCAGCGCTCGGGGTGGCCTGCAGCCTCGCCGCCGGCCCGGCGGTAGCCCAAGAAGCCCCGAACGCCGCCCCGCAGATCCAGTGGGAGGACTGCCCCGAGCAGGTCACCGAGGACAACGCAGAGTGCGGCCGCATCGAGGTCCCCACGTACTACGACAACCCGTCGGCCGGCACCATCAGCGTCGGCTTCCTGCGCGTGCCGGCGACCAACCCGCAGGCCAAGCGCGGCGTGCTCTTCGGCAACCCGGGCGGCCCGGGTGGGGACGGCTACTCCTACTTCGGCAGTGAGCAGTTCGCCTGGCCCGAGGGAATTGCCAACGAGTGGGACCGCGTGGCGGTCCAGCCGCGTGGCCTGCCCGGCTCCACCCCGGTGGAATGCACCCAGCCGGGCGGCAGCGACCTCGACGCCGTCACCCGCGCCGGCGCCTATATCCGTAACTCTTGCGAGAAGTCCACGCCCGGCTACACCAACTCCCTGACCACCGAGAACACCGCCCGCGACTGGGAGATGGTGCGCCAGGCCTTGGGCGAGGACCGGATTTCCATCATGGGGCTGAGCTACGGCACCCTGCTGGGCTCTACCTACGCCACCTTCTACCCCCAGCACACCGACAAGGTCGTGCTGGACTCGGCCATGAGCCCCGCCCGCGCGTGGAACGGCACCCTGGCCGACCAGCAATCCGGCTACGAGAACGCGCTGCACGATTTCTTCGACTACGTCGCGGCTAACGACGCCACCTATCACCTGGGCACCACTCCCCTTAAGGCCTACGAGTCGTGGTCGCGCAAGGTAGCCCGCGAGGCCGGCGTGCGCCCGACGGTGCTGCCGCCGAACGCCAAGATCGGCGACCTGCCCCCGGGACTGGAGTTTTCCAGCCAGCCGGCGGCCAATATCATGACCGCGACCGGTGAGCTGCGCGTCCAGGCCGAGTTCCTGGGCGACAAGATCCGCAACCCGCAGGCCTCCCAGGTCAACTCGAACACCCTGATGCTCACCCGCCTACTCGTGCCTTCGGCCGCCAGCTGGGAGGCGCTTGCTAAGCACATCGCTGGCATCGAGGACCTGGGCGGACCCCAGGATCCGGAGCAGGCCCGCAAGACGCTCGAGGCACAAACCCAGGCCCAGTCCATGCAGAACCTCGTCCTGTGCAACGAGAACTCCTCCCGGGCCAACCCCGGCCTGGTCCCGTCCTACGTGTGGTCGGCATTTGTCACCCAGGATCCGTTCACAGTGTTCAATTCCCTGTATGGCTCCGGCATCGCCTGCAGCGGCCGCGGGCCGGTGACCTCCGTCCCGGCGCTAAACGGCGCCGAGCTCGAGCACCGCCCGCTGCAGATCAACGCCACCGGCGACCCGCAGACCCCGTACCAGTTCCACGGCGATATGGCCCGCCAGATGGGGTCTCACGTCGTGACCGTCCACGGCCCAGGCCACGGGCACGTCGCCTCCGGCAACGCGGCTGTCGACGAGATCGTGCTGGAGTATCTGCGCACCGGGACCAGCGACGTTAACGAAGCTCCGGGCCTGATTTAA